In the Desulfotignum balticum DSM 7044 genome, one interval contains:
- the gdhA gene encoding NADP-specific glutamate dehydrogenase: MSDIRSFVKTKNPGEHEFHQAVDKVLASVQPLIDRHPEYRQEAVLKRITEPEKVFMFSVPWVDDQGQVQINRGFRVGMNSAIGPYVGGLRFHPSVTLSIMKFLAFEQVFKNALTTMNMGGACGGSDFNPKGKSDREVMRFCQSFMAELHGHIGPDKDILTADIGVGTREIGYLFGMYKKIHSKFSGILTGKSLTLGGSLIRPEATGYGLAYFAGQMLQTQNQTLEGKTCLISGSGNVAQHAAEKLIEMGAKVLTLSDSSGYIFDEEGIDAGKLDYIKRLKNFRRGRIKEYVNKYSEALYVEQDTTLDHQPMWDIPADCAFPCATQNELNARDAQHLLKNKVTLVCEGADMPCEPEAMEYFLDAKILYAPGKAANAGGVAVSALEMAQNSMRLSWPRQEVDDRLKTIMKNIHQTCLEAAQEHGFPGNYVAGANIAGFVKVVDAMLDQGVI, translated from the coding sequence ATGTCTGATATACGGTCTTTTGTAAAGACGAAAAATCCGGGGGAACATGAGTTCCATCAAGCCGTGGACAAGGTGCTGGCATCCGTGCAGCCGCTCATCGACCGGCATCCGGAGTATCGCCAGGAAGCGGTACTCAAACGGATCACGGAACCGGAAAAAGTATTTATGTTCAGCGTTCCCTGGGTGGACGACCAGGGCCAGGTGCAGATCAACCGGGGATTCCGGGTGGGCATGAACAGTGCCATCGGTCCTTATGTGGGGGGGCTGCGGTTTCACCCGTCCGTCACGTTGAGCATCATGAAATTTCTGGCCTTTGAACAGGTGTTCAAAAACGCGCTCACCACCATGAATATGGGCGGGGCCTGCGGCGGGTCTGATTTCAATCCCAAGGGAAAATCCGACCGGGAAGTGATGCGGTTCTGCCAGAGCTTTATGGCGGAACTGCACGGCCACATCGGTCCGGACAAAGATATCCTGACCGCGGATATCGGTGTGGGTACCCGGGAAATCGGGTATTTGTTCGGCATGTACAAAAAGATCCACAGCAAATTTTCAGGGATTCTCACCGGAAAGAGCCTGACTTTGGGAGGCAGTCTGATTCGGCCCGAAGCCACGGGTTACGGCCTGGCGTATTTTGCCGGACAGATGCTCCAAACCCAAAACCAGACCCTGGAAGGCAAAACCTGTCTGATTTCCGGGTCTGGGAATGTGGCCCAGCATGCCGCGGAAAAACTCATTGAAATGGGCGCAAAGGTTCTCACCCTGTCGGATTCATCCGGATATATTTTTGATGAAGAGGGAATCGATGCCGGGAAACTGGATTATATCAAGCGGCTGAAAAATTTCCGGCGGGGACGGATCAAGGAATATGTCAACAAATACTCCGAAGCCCTGTATGTGGAACAAGATACCACCCTGGATCATCAGCCCATGTGGGATATCCCGGCTGACTGCGCGTTTCCCTGCGCCACCCAGAATGAACTCAACGCCAGGGATGCGCAACATCTTTTGAAAAACAAAGTCACGCTGGTGTGCGAAGGCGCAGACATGCCCTGTGAACCCGAGGCCATGGAATATTTTCTGGATGCAAAGATCCTGTATGCGCCGGGCAAGGCAGCCAATGCCGGCGGGGTCGCCGTGTCGGCCCTTGAAATGGCCCAGAACAGCATGCGGCTCAGCTGGCCCCGGCAGGAGGTGGATGACCGGCTGAAAACCATCATGAAAAACATCCACCAGACCTGTCTGGAAGCGGCCCAGGAGCACGGATTTCCCGGAAATTACGTGGCCGGCGCCAACATCGCCGGATTTGTCAAAGTGGTGGATGCCATGCTGGACCAGGGGGTCATTTAA
- a CDS encoding helix-turn-helix domain-containing protein, whose translation MLSLPLRKISCPLSRGCRSRFDCWLSYSYGYFNHNHGIKQDSKMIGMAMGGRTRKEFAKILGITPASLCDFERGPRIPSIKRAAGITRSIGTCAADAPKGFS comes from the coding sequence ATGCTGAGCCTGCCTTTACGCAAAATTTCATGCCCTCTTTCCAGGGGTTGTCGTAGTCGTTTTGATTGTTGGCTGTCGTATTCATATGGTTATTTTAATCATAATCACGGGATAAAGCAAGATTCAAAAATGATTGGCATGGCCATGGGTGGAAGAACACGGAAGGAGTTTGCCAAGATCCTCGGAATTACCCCGGCAAGCCTTTGCGATTTTGAGAGAGGGCCGCGGATACCTTCCATTAAAAGAGCGGCCGGTATCACCCGCAGCATCGGGACCTGTGCAGCAGATGCGCCCAAAGGCTTTTCATGA
- a CDS encoding FmdB family zinc ribbon protein: MPIFEYQCNTCSHEFEKLVFAGDEPDIACPACDSHEVIKKMSAASFMGSSIGTCAADAPKGFS; encoded by the coding sequence ATGCCGATTTTTGAATACCAGTGCAATACCTGTTCCCATGAGTTTGAAAAACTGGTGTTTGCCGGAGATGAACCGGATATCGCCTGCCCGGCATGCGATAGTCATGAAGTCATCAAAAAGATGAGTGCTGCCAGCTTTATGGGTTCCAGCATCGGGACCTGTGCAGCAGATGCGCCCAAAGGCTTTTCATGA
- a CDS encoding crotonase/enoyl-CoA hydratase family protein: MHKDSLTAEQRTQNNKLTVDTRGHVLCMGLNRAEKRNAFDLDLYRELSRAYGELHRNPNLRCGVVYAKGDHFTAGLDLPKWAPCFSKGQFPELPEDGMDPLGLDPVRQVGKPVVMAVQGICLTIGLELLLACDIRVAADTARFGQIEIKRGIYPVGGATVRLFQEVGWGNAMRYLLTGDEITAKEAFRLGLVQEVTSPDACLDTAIEIAQTISKQAPLGVAASLKSSRLARSHGDQAAIERLLPDLMPLMNSRDVKEGLASFMERREARFKGV, from the coding sequence ATGCACAAAGATTCCCTGACAGCAGAACAAAGAACACAAAACAACAAACTGACAGTGGACACCCGGGGCCATGTGCTGTGCATGGGACTGAACCGAGCTGAAAAACGCAATGCCTTTGATCTGGATCTGTACCGGGAACTGAGCCGTGCCTATGGCGAGCTGCACCGCAATCCAAATCTGAGATGCGGGGTGGTGTATGCCAAAGGGGATCATTTCACCGCCGGCCTGGATCTGCCGAAATGGGCACCCTGTTTTTCCAAAGGGCAGTTTCCTGAACTTCCTGAAGACGGGATGGACCCTTTGGGCCTGGACCCGGTCAGACAGGTTGGCAAACCCGTGGTCATGGCGGTTCAGGGAATCTGTCTGACCATCGGTCTGGAGCTGCTGCTGGCCTGTGATATCCGGGTGGCGGCAGACACGGCCCGGTTCGGGCAGATCGAGATCAAGCGGGGCATCTACCCAGTGGGGGGTGCCACGGTCCGTCTTTTCCAGGAAGTGGGCTGGGGAAACGCCATGCGATATCTGTTGACGGGTGATGAAATCACAGCCAAAGAAGCGTTTCGCTTAGGTCTTGTCCAGGAGGTGACATCACCGGATGCCTGCCTGGACACTGCCATTGAAATTGCTCAGACCATTTCAAAACAGGCCCCCTTAGGGGTTGCCGCTTCCCTGAAATCCAGCCGTCTGGCCCGGTCACACGGAGACCAGGCAGCCATTGAGCGCCTGCTGCCCGACCTGATGCCGTTAATGAACTCCCGGGATGTTAAAGAGGGCCTGGCCTCTTTTATGGAACGACGGGAAGCCCGGTTCAAAGGGGTCTGA
- the floA gene encoding flotillin-like protein FloA (flotillin-like protein involved in membrane lipid rafts) translates to MDFMYILLIIAGVIGVALFYFIFAYIALWLQALVSGAKVGLVNIIFMRFRKVPPKLIVESKIMAVKAGMEIPTDSLESHYLAGGNVSRVIQALIAADKANIELTFNRAAAIDLAGRDVLEAVQMSVNPKVIETPLVAAMAKDGIQLKAISRVTVRANIDRLVGGAGAETILARVGEGIVTTIGSAETHKRVLENPDMISKTVLKKGLDAGTAYEILSIDIADVDVGKNIGAELETDRAEADKKIAQAKAEEKRAMAFATEQEMRARVQEMQAKVVEAEAQVPLAMAEAFRSGNLGIMDYYKMKNVAADTKMRDQISKGETRTGQDDQTT, encoded by the coding sequence ATGGATTTTATGTATATCCTGTTAATTATTGCCGGTGTTATCGGCGTGGCCCTGTTTTATTTTATTTTTGCCTATATAGCCTTGTGGCTGCAGGCATTGGTGTCCGGGGCAAAGGTCGGGCTGGTCAATATTATTTTCATGCGGTTTCGGAAAGTACCCCCCAAACTGATTGTGGAGTCCAAGATCATGGCGGTGAAAGCCGGCATGGAGATTCCCACGGACAGCCTGGAATCCCATTATCTGGCCGGCGGAAATGTGTCCCGGGTGATCCAGGCCCTGATTGCCGCAGACAAGGCCAATATTGAACTGACCTTTAACCGGGCTGCCGCCATTGATCTGGCCGGCAGAGATGTGCTGGAAGCGGTGCAGATGTCCGTGAATCCCAAGGTCATTGAAACCCCGCTGGTTGCAGCCATGGCCAAGGACGGCATCCAGCTGAAGGCGATTTCAAGGGTCACTGTCCGGGCCAATATTGACCGCCTGGTGGGCGGGGCCGGTGCTGAAACCATCCTGGCACGGGTGGGAGAAGGCATCGTCACCACCATCGGGTCTGCGGAGACCCACAAACGGGTGCTGGAAAACCCGGATATGATTTCCAAGACAGTCCTTAAAAAAGGCCTGGATGCCGGTACTGCCTATGAAATTCTGTCCATTGATATTGCGGATGTGGATGTGGGCAAAAACATCGGCGCGGAACTGGAAACCGACCGGGCCGAGGCAGACAAGAAAATTGCCCAGGCCAAGGCAGAGGAAAAACGGGCCATGGCATTTGCCACGGAACAGGAGATGCGGGCACGGGTCCAGGAGATGCAGGCCAAGGTGGTGGAGGCGGAAGCCCAGGTGCCCCTGGCCATGGCAGAAGCCTTCAGAAGCGGCAATTTAGGCATCATGGATTATTACAAAATGAAAAATGTGGCCGCGGACACAAAGATGCGGGACCAGATCTCCAAGGGAGAAACCCGTACCGGCCAGGATGATCAAACCACGTAA
- a CDS encoding antibiotic biosynthesis monooxygenase family protein, translating into MSVCVIIQRKVEDKKIASQLAPLIVRLRSQASIQPGYITDQSFASLDSEGEYLVVSTWDSMDSWNNWKNSEQRQSIQKQINALIGEETVYRYYEPVVGGIIPRFEAAV; encoded by the coding sequence ATGTCAGTCTGTGTTATTATCCAAAGAAAAGTGGAAGACAAAAAAATCGCATCCCAGCTGGCCCCTCTGATTGTCCGCCTGAGATCCCAGGCCAGCATCCAGCCCGGGTATATCACGGATCAATCCTTTGCTTCTCTGGATTCAGAAGGCGAATATCTGGTTGTCAGCACCTGGGATTCCATGGATTCCTGGAATAACTGGAAAAACAGTGAACAACGGCAATCCATCCAGAAACAGATCAATGCACTGATCGGTGAAGAGACCGTGTATCGTTACTATGAACCGGTGGTGGGCGGTATTATTCCAAGATTTGAAGCCGCAGTCTGA
- a CDS encoding FMN-binding glutamate synthase family protein, which translates to MNLQRPNANDALQTKNRSRNVAPQSGICSRCIDGCKGNCDLFHATFRGRELLYPEPFGSITAGADKDYPVDYSHLNIMGYAFGAKGMDPDPDKATFPAVNTETQYGVTDKVKMKVPIFTGALGSTEIAQKNWEHFAIGAAISGITLVCGENVCGIDPQLEQDKHGKVTQSPEMDRRIREYRRFHDGYGDILVQLNVEDTRNGVAEYVIEKLGVETIELKWGQGAKCIGGEIKVNSLKRALELKKRGYIVTPDPEVPAYQAAFKAGPLKQFERHSRLGFIDQDGFMKEVARLRSLGAKRITLKTGAYPMRELAMAIRWSSDAKIDLLTIDGAPGGTGMSPWRMMTEWGIPSIYLHAMTHELCERLEKRGLPVPDIAFAGGFSSEDHVFKALALGAPYCKAVCMGRALMIPGMVGKNAERWLRNEDGGLPSTVSRYGTTKDEIFMNYEVLRETYGKEIDTMPLGAVGIYSAVDKIKVGLQQIMAGTRNWAVPHISRQDIFALTEECAKITRIPYVMDAYREEALQIIDA; encoded by the coding sequence ATGAATCTACAAAGGCCCAATGCCAATGATGCCTTACAGACCAAAAACCGGTCCCGGAACGTGGCACCCCAATCAGGGATTTGCAGCCGGTGCATCGACGGATGCAAAGGCAACTGCGATCTTTTTCACGCCACGTTCAGAGGGCGGGAACTGCTGTACCCAGAACCCTTCGGCAGTATCACAGCCGGTGCGGACAAAGACTATCCCGTGGATTACTCCCACCTGAACATCATGGGATATGCCTTTGGCGCCAAAGGCATGGATCCGGATCCGGACAAGGCCACGTTTCCGGCCGTGAACACGGAAACCCAATACGGGGTGACCGACAAGGTGAAAATGAAAGTGCCCATCTTCACCGGAGCTCTGGGCAGCACGGAAATCGCCCAGAAAAACTGGGAACATTTTGCCATTGGTGCGGCCATCAGCGGGATCACCCTGGTGTGCGGGGAAAATGTCTGCGGCATCGATCCCCAGCTGGAACAAGACAAACACGGCAAAGTGACCCAATCTCCGGAAATGGACCGACGCATCCGGGAATACCGGCGATTTCATGACGGATACGGCGATATCCTGGTTCAGCTCAACGTGGAAGACACCCGTAACGGGGTGGCGGAATATGTCATTGAAAAACTGGGCGTGGAAACCATTGAACTCAAATGGGGGCAGGGAGCCAAATGCATCGGCGGCGAGATCAAGGTCAATTCCCTGAAACGGGCCCTTGAGCTTAAAAAACGGGGGTACATCGTCACCCCGGATCCGGAAGTACCGGCCTATCAGGCCGCGTTCAAGGCCGGTCCCCTCAAACAGTTCGAGCGTCACTCCCGCCTGGGATTCATTGATCAGGACGGTTTTATGAAAGAAGTGGCACGCTTGAGAAGTCTGGGTGCCAAACGGATCACCCTTAAAACCGGGGCCTATCCCATGCGGGAACTGGCCATGGCCATAAGGTGGTCATCCGATGCCAAGATCGATCTGCTCACCATTGACGGAGCCCCGGGCGGCACGGGCATGAGTCCGTGGCGGATGATGACCGAATGGGGGATTCCTTCCATTTATCTTCACGCCATGACCCATGAACTGTGTGAACGCCTGGAAAAAAGAGGCCTGCCCGTGCCGGATATCGCCTTTGCCGGCGGATTTTCGTCCGAAGACCATGTGTTCAAGGCCCTGGCTTTAGGGGCTCCCTATTGCAAGGCCGTCTGCATGGGCCGGGCATTGATGATTCCGGGCATGGTGGGAAAAAACGCAGAGCGCTGGCTGAGAAATGAAGACGGGGGACTTCCTTCCACCGTGTCCAGGTACGGCACCACCAAAGATGAAATATTCATGAATTATGAGGTGCTCAGGGAAACATACGGCAAGGAGATCGACACCATGCCCTTAGGGGCCGTGGGTATATACAGTGCCGTGGACAAGATCAAAGTGGGACTTCAGCAGATCATGGCCGGCACCCGGAACTGGGCCGTGCCCCATATCAGCCGGCAGGATATTTTCGCTCTGACCGAAGAATGTGCCAAAATCACCCGGATCCCTTATGTCATGGATGCCTATCGGGAAGAAGCCCTGCAGATCATTGACGCGTGA
- a CDS encoding cobalamin B12-binding domain-containing protein, with product MITKALYQEYLTRLLDGNRRECARIVQQLLDQNIEIKALYTDLFQKSLYEVGRLWEFNKISVAKEHLVTAITEGLLNLVYPRLFDRAAPDFSNARKMVISCAANEFHQIGGKMVADMFELNGWDSQFIGANTPEDHMLAHIQDEKPDLVGLSVSVYFNMPALKAGLAAIRGNFQHLDILVGGQAFNWGGTEIPRQYSGTTYVPSLDGLTSLITA from the coding sequence ATGATCACAAAAGCGCTGTACCAGGAATACCTGACCCGGCTCTTAGACGGAAACCGCCGGGAATGCGCCCGCATCGTGCAGCAGCTGCTGGACCAAAATATCGAGATAAAGGCGCTGTATACCGACCTGTTTCAAAAAAGCCTGTATGAGGTGGGCCGTTTATGGGAATTCAATAAAATATCCGTGGCCAAGGAACATCTGGTGACCGCCATCACCGAAGGATTGCTGAACCTGGTCTATCCCCGGCTGTTTGACAGAGCCGCCCCTGATTTTTCCAATGCCAGAAAAATGGTGATCTCCTGTGCTGCCAATGAATTTCATCAGATCGGCGGCAAAATGGTGGCGGATATGTTTGAACTCAACGGCTGGGACAGCCAGTTTATAGGAGCCAACACCCCGGAGGACCACATGCTGGCCCATATCCAGGATGAAAAGCCGGATCTGGTAGGATTGTCTGTGAGCGTTTATTTCAACATGCCGGCACTGAAAGCCGGGTTGGCGGCCATCCGGGGAAATTTCCAGCATCTGGATATCCTGGTGGGGGGGCAGGCATTCAACTGGGGCGGCACCGAGATCCCCAGACAATATTCGGGAACGACGTATGTCCCATCCCTTGACGGGCTCACCTCACTGATTACAGCATAA
- a CDS encoding 4'-phosphopantetheinyl transferase family protein: protein MDPLTLTPGQVHFFYTRIGPSRDTAQVRSLENRLNEKEKQKINRFVFEKDRHARRTARVFLKQILARCTGRTTDAIHFTENRYGKPALAGGITDLPIGFNLSHSGHVVVCALTLTYDIGVDIEDMQRSIDLSIADRFLSNQEAQAIAQADPSLKQSLFYRFWTLKEAYAKATGRGLANGLDQFSFVLDRPDIRVIFHSPSQEDSGHWQFFQFSPVPGYMAAVAVNKKTGPPLTLSVHPWVWE, encoded by the coding sequence TTGGATCCATTGACGTTGACACCCGGGCAGGTTCATTTTTTTTATACCCGTATCGGTCCGTCCCGGGATACGGCGCAGGTGCGATCTTTGGAAAACCGGCTCAATGAAAAGGAAAAACAGAAGATCAACCGGTTTGTGTTTGAAAAAGACCGGCATGCCCGCCGGACCGCGCGGGTGTTTTTGAAGCAGATCCTGGCCCGGTGCACCGGCAGAACCACAGATGCCATTCATTTCACTGAAAACAGATATGGCAAGCCCGCACTGGCCGGTGGTATCACCGATCTGCCCATTGGCTTCAACCTTTCCCACAGCGGTCATGTTGTGGTCTGTGCCCTGACCTTGACATATGACATCGGTGTGGACATCGAAGACATGCAGCGCTCCATAGATTTATCCATTGCAGACCGGTTTCTTTCAAACCAGGAGGCACAGGCCATTGCCCAGGCAGATCCCTCTTTGAAGCAATCTCTTTTTTATCGGTTCTGGACATTGAAGGAAGCTTATGCCAAGGCAACGGGCAGAGGGCTTGCCAATGGCCTCGATCAGTTCAGTTTTGTTTTAGACCGGCCTGACATCCGGGTGATTTTTCATTCCCCAAGTCAGGAAGATTCCGGGCACTGGCAGTTTTTTCAGTTTTCGCCCGTGCCCGGATACATGGCGGCTGTGGCGGTGAACAAAAAGACCGGCCCGCCCCTGACCCTGTCTGTCCATCCCTGGGTCTGGGAGTGA
- a CDS encoding NfeD family protein: protein MGKYVCPRFNTGRKKIDLLLLLATLFFFLNPIPAASAGKTIHVIPVTGTVEPGMAAFIKRSVDEILSADPEALMVFRLDSFGGRVDAALEIVETLLSIPMGQSISFVEKRAISAGALIALAGNVLVMKENTLIGDCAPIIQTSEGQKEMGEKTQTVLRAQFRTLAKKNNYPEVLAESMVTKSMEVYEVTLDGETVYMDKIRFNDLTEQEKERITKKSTVVAEGELLTMDDVEARNLGFSRASVTDLDQALAHLGHENYTLKYMTESWSESLVRVLQPLLPILMLVGIGALYTEIKAPGFGIFGVIGIVCLGLVFLNQYLVGLADYTELLLLLIGTLLMAVEILVLPGFGVAGIAGILVLGAGLVLSFQGFVVPDPKMPWESRLLIRNLAMVVGAFAGALVFSLVMLRFVLPGVSKLIKGPYLEATLGEALVGSDEAGFVAVGQSGMAVTALRPSGKVRIGPRKIDAITRGEFIDPGSPVTVDALEQNHVVVKAADTNTPSSRKAES, encoded by the coding sequence ATGGGAAAATATGTGTGCCCTCGTTTTAATACCGGCCGAAAAAAGATTGATCTGCTTCTGCTTCTGGCAACCCTTTTCTTTTTTTTGAACCCAATTCCCGCAGCATCCGCAGGTAAAACCATTCATGTCATTCCTGTGACCGGTACGGTGGAACCGGGGATGGCAGCATTTATCAAAAGAAGTGTGGATGAGATTCTTTCTGCCGATCCGGAGGCCCTGATGGTGTTCAGGCTGGATTCCTTCGGGGGCCGGGTGGACGCGGCCCTGGAAATCGTGGAGACCCTGTTATCCATTCCCATGGGACAGTCCATCTCTTTTGTGGAAAAACGGGCCATCTCTGCCGGTGCCCTCATTGCCCTGGCCGGTAATGTGCTGGTGATGAAAGAAAATACCCTGATCGGGGACTGTGCCCCCATCATCCAGACCAGTGAAGGCCAGAAAGAGATGGGGGAAAAAACCCAGACCGTGCTCCGGGCACAGTTCCGGACCCTGGCCAAAAAAAATAACTATCCCGAGGTGCTGGCGGAATCCATGGTTACCAAAAGCATGGAGGTCTATGAAGTCACTCTGGATGGCGAAACCGTGTATATGGACAAAATCAGGTTCAATGACCTGACTGAACAGGAAAAAGAGCGCATCACAAAAAAGAGCACGGTGGTGGCCGAGGGAGAACTTTTGACCATGGATGATGTGGAAGCCCGGAACCTGGGATTTTCCAGAGCCAGTGTCACTGACCTGGACCAGGCACTGGCACATCTGGGGCATGAAAATTATACCCTGAAATACATGACAGAGTCCTGGTCTGAAAGCCTGGTGCGGGTTCTCCAGCCGCTGCTGCCCATCCTCATGCTGGTGGGGATCGGTGCCCTGTATACAGAAATAAAGGCGCCGGGATTCGGGATATTCGGGGTCATCGGCATTGTCTGTCTGGGGCTGGTATTTTTGAACCAGTACCTGGTGGGACTGGCCGATTACACGGAACTGCTGCTGCTGCTCATCGGCACCCTGCTCATGGCCGTGGAAATCCTGGTGCTGCCCGGGTTCGGTGTGGCAGGCATTGCCGGGATCCTGGTGCTGGGAGCCGGCCTGGTGCTTTCCTTTCAGGGATTTGTGGTGCCGGACCCCAAAATGCCCTGGGAAAGCCGTCTTTTGATCCGGAATCTGGCCATGGTTGTGGGCGCTTTTGCCGGGGCCCTGGTATTTTCTCTGGTCATGCTCCGGTTTGTACTGCCCGGGGTGTCTAAGCTGATAAAAGGCCCGTATCTGGAAGCCACCCTTGGCGAAGCCCTGGTGGGATCGGATGAGGCCGGGTTCGTGGCTGTGGGGCAGTCAGGCATGGCCGTCACTGCATTGCGGCCTTCGGGAAAAGTCAGGATCGGACCCCGGAAAATTGATGCCATCACCCGGGGCGAATTTATTGATCCAGGCAGCCCTGTGACCGTGGATGCGCTGGAACAGAACCACGTGGTGGTGAAAGCGGCAGATACAAATACCCCTTCATCCAGAAAGGCTGAATCATGA
- a CDS encoding NfeD family protein codes for MTSYLFPVLLQLLGLVVIVVEIFVPSLGILAVTAAGILFYSLYLVFTTISFSAGMVFLGVDILMIPVVLVLGFKALGASSLSLHKKLSSREGVSSQAPDLVSWKGKKGEAITDLRPSGTVMIEKKRLDAVTDGEYVDAGTPVVVTLVSGNRIVVDKIE; via the coding sequence ATGACATCCTATCTATTTCCTGTATTACTGCAGTTGCTCGGGCTGGTGGTCATTGTGGTGGAGATCTTTGTCCCTTCCCTGGGGATACTGGCCGTAACAGCGGCTGGAATATTGTTTTATTCCCTATATCTTGTGTTTACCACCATTTCCTTTAGCGCGGGCATGGTGTTTCTGGGCGTGGATATTTTAATGATACCGGTTGTTCTGGTTCTGGGATTCAAAGCCCTGGGGGCCTCTTCTTTGTCTTTGCATAAAAAATTGTCCAGCAGGGAGGGGGTGTCTTCCCAGGCCCCGGATCTGGTGTCGTGGAAGGGAAAAAAAGGTGAAGCAATAACGGATTTACGGCCTTCAGGCACGGTCATGATAGAGAAAAAGCGCCTGGATGCGGTAACCGACGGAGAATATGTGGATGCCGGTACACCGGTTGTGGTGACCCTGGTGTCTGGAAACAGAATCGTGGTTGACAAAATCGAATAA
- a CDS encoding ParE family toxin-like protein, whose protein sequence is MGLRSFTHSDFWTCYHRLPKQIQNLADKKFELFKQDHTHPSLNFSKKGSVWTVNIGYHYRALAYREDMNVVWFWIGSHEDYNNLMNRV, encoded by the coding sequence ATGGGATTAAGGTCTTTCACGCATTCGGATTTCTGGACATGCTACCATAGACTTCCCAAACAGATTCAGAATCTTGCTGACAAAAAATTTGAGCTTTTCAAACAAGACCATACCCACCCTTCACTGAATTTCAGCAAGAAAGGTTCCGTCTGGACAGTAAACATCGGTTATCATTACAGGGCTCTGGCTTATAGGGAAGACATGAATGTTGTCTGGTTCTGGATCGGGTCCCATGAAGATTACAACAATCTCATGAACAGAGTTTAA
- a CDS encoding helix-turn-helix transcriptional regulator, with the protein MTIENNEKDEYGLKEIEKEYGQLTFGWALWSHRKCEEMTQKEFAKILGITPASLCDLERGRRIPSVKRAAGIARSIGMPEKTWVKLAIQDMLRAADLDYTVSVA; encoded by the coding sequence ATGACTATTGAAAACAACGAAAAAGATGAATACGGCCTCAAGGAAATCGAAAAAGAGTATGGCCAGCTGACGTTTGGCTGGGCGTTGTGGTCCCACAGAAAATGTGAAGAGATGACTCAGAAGGAGTTTGCCAAGATCCTCGGAATTACCCCGGCAAGCCTTTGCGATCTTGAGAGAGGGCGGCGGATACCTTCCGTTAAAAGAGCGGCCGGTATCGCCCGCAGCATCGGTATGCCGGAAAAAACCTGGGTCAAACTTGCGATTCAGGACATGCTCAGGGCCGCGGATCTGGATTATACAGTTTCGGTTGCATAA
- a CDS encoding YajD family HNH nuclease, which yields MASTDDKKINSILSEVHKTRKEREKTYREKALKLFPWICGHCGREFEGKRLRELTVHHKDHNHDNNPPDGSNWELLCIYCHDNVHSRDQVADAYSEGPDDRSSGKGGTANPFAGLGDLLKGKLD from the coding sequence ATGGCTTCAACAGATGATAAAAAAATAAATTCCATTCTTTCTGAAGTGCATAAAACCCGGAAGGAGCGGGAGAAAACCTACCGGGAAAAAGCCCTTAAACTGTTTCCCTGGATCTGCGGCCATTGCGGACGTGAGTTTGAAGGCAAACGTCTGCGGGAATTAACGGTCCACCACAAGGACCACAACCATGACAACAATCCGCCGGACGGCAGCAACTGGGAATTGCTGTGTATTTACTGCCATGATAATGTGCACTCCCGGGATCAGGTGGCAGATGCCTATTCAGAAGGGCCGGATGACCGTTCTTCGGGAAAAGGGGGAACCGCCAATCCCTTTGCCGGACTGGGAGATTTACTGAAAGGCAAACTGGATTGA